The following proteins are co-located in the Silene latifolia isolate original U9 population chromosome 1, ASM4854445v1, whole genome shotgun sequence genome:
- the LOC141646376 gene encoding secreted RxLR effector protein 161-like, whose product MFAIPSMYSLLVHQMDVKTAFLNGDLDEEIYMDQAGYAKIISSVMYLMCTSRPDIAYSVPRLSRYTLSEGYCDAKCISENNDLHHTIGSVFTLAGAKVSWRSPKQTCIARSTMESEFITLKLVGRKV is encoded by the exons ATGTTTGCTATTCCTTCCATGTATAGCTTGCTTGTGcatcagatggatgtgaaaactgcgTTTTTAAATGGTGATCTCGATGAAGAGATTTATATGGATCAAGCTGGTTATGCTAAGATTATTAGTAGTGTCATGTATCTTATGTGCACATCTCGACCTGATATTGCATATTCTGTTCCGAGATTGAGTAGATATACTC TTTCagagggatattgtgatgctAAATGCATCTCGGAGAATAATGATTTACACCATACTATTGGTTCTGTTTTCACTTTAGCAGGAGCAAAGGTATCTTGGAGATCACCTAAGCAAACGTGTATTGCGAGATCTACAATGGAATCGGAATTTATAACTCTCAAATTGGTTGGTCGAAAAGTTTAG